A window from Shumkonia mesophila encodes these proteins:
- a CDS encoding host specificity protein J yields the protein MADPISRRGPRPQAFGRKGGKGGGGEGRVAQEAPNTLRTKNVARILDLLGEGAIGGLVDGLKSVIIDGTPVEAADGSANFSGITIRERLGSPDQDPIPGFDEVEEEVAIGVRVKADAPVIRGVTDADVDAVRIKIQFPALVSQNRTNGDLLGTSVAFTVRRRPAGGEWETAHDVAITDKNTAPAELGYRVAKPAAAGSWEWGVFRSTPDSEDSALKNETWVSSVTLLTESKLSYPYSAVIGIEADAEQFGNTIPGRSYDVWGLADFQIPSNYDPRTRAYDGLWDGTFKVDWTDNPAWGFYNICQRELWGLGRFVSAAQLSQLKWDLYEIGRYCDGLVPDGFGGQEPRFTMNGVIEARRDAIAVLATLTSVFRGMAFWGAGGMMASCDRPLDPVRLVTNANVVGGRFERPGSKLRARPTAAIVAWNDPADVGRVAFEVVEDGPAIRRFGYKPAQVAAFLCNSRGQARRVGAWLLASQDLDPIIFAGGEDLTDLRPGNVIRIRDAEEVGARWGGRLAAATVSSLTLDAAVDLEAGVSYGVSVRLPDGGLADRVVANGPGAATVLTLSEDLPAVPVEGAVWMMWSGEIEPEYARVITVAEKGNGVTQFDCLTYRPGLHEAVDDAADFQPARTSLVPTGPLPTPQDLDVTEYLYQAGPGVAGGASVSWRPPTDVRVRWIEIQVKRPTETFAPLGFVTAPPVELRDVGKGAYTVRARCVDGFGRRGPWATLSKTLWGLAALPVPPTGLSLARAGGLAILTWSPHPGLDVRIGGDILIRHSATGGGIAKSTSIMDPLPGAAVQAVAPLRAGTYYVLARDSGKRVSETAAEVSTDQAAVLLYSPVGVMQIDPDWIGAHDGTVAGGGSLRLAGAGAVADMPVVADVGNFGAFGGIVAAGTFTPAGGLDLGSVRRVRLTALLDVLSVNLLDTIRDRVGAVRDWPTFLGAPAGEADARVEIRTTPDDPAGDPAWSAWEALQAGEYETRGVEPRIRLTTTNPNQQITIDQFRVEAAEVT from the coding sequence ATGGCGGACCCCATCAGCCGGCGCGGGCCGCGCCCGCAGGCGTTCGGCCGCAAGGGCGGCAAGGGCGGCGGCGGCGAGGGCCGTGTCGCCCAGGAAGCCCCCAACACGCTGCGCACCAAGAACGTCGCGCGCATCCTCGACCTGCTGGGCGAGGGCGCGATCGGCGGCCTGGTCGACGGCTTGAAGTCGGTCATCATCGACGGCACGCCCGTCGAGGCGGCGGACGGCAGCGCCAACTTCAGCGGGATCACCATCCGCGAGCGTCTGGGCTCGCCCGACCAGGATCCCATCCCCGGCTTCGACGAGGTCGAGGAGGAAGTGGCGATCGGCGTGCGGGTGAAGGCCGACGCGCCGGTCATCCGCGGTGTGACGGACGCCGACGTCGACGCCGTGCGCATCAAGATCCAGTTCCCGGCGCTGGTCTCGCAGAACAGGACGAACGGCGACCTGCTAGGCACATCGGTGGCGTTCACCGTGCGCCGCCGCCCGGCCGGCGGCGAGTGGGAGACTGCGCACGACGTCGCCATCACGGACAAGAACACGGCCCCGGCCGAACTGGGCTATCGGGTCGCCAAGCCGGCTGCCGCCGGCTCGTGGGAGTGGGGCGTCTTCCGCTCGACGCCGGATTCCGAGGACTCCGCGCTCAAGAACGAAACGTGGGTGTCGTCGGTCACCCTGCTCACCGAATCCAAGCTGTCGTACCCCTATTCGGCGGTCATCGGCATCGAGGCCGACGCCGAGCAGTTCGGCAACACCATCCCCGGCCGCTCCTACGACGTCTGGGGGCTCGCCGATTTCCAGATCCCGTCGAACTACGATCCGCGCACCCGCGCCTACGACGGCCTGTGGGACGGCACCTTCAAGGTCGACTGGACGGACAATCCGGCCTGGGGGTTCTACAACATCTGCCAGCGTGAGCTGTGGGGCCTCGGCCGCTTCGTGTCGGCGGCCCAGCTCTCGCAGTTAAAGTGGGACCTCTACGAGATCGGCCGCTATTGCGACGGCCTGGTGCCGGATGGCTTCGGCGGCCAGGAGCCTCGCTTCACCATGAACGGCGTCATCGAGGCGCGTCGCGACGCCATCGCGGTGCTCGCCACGCTGACGTCGGTCTTCCGGGGCATGGCCTTCTGGGGCGCCGGCGGCATGATGGCCTCGTGCGACCGGCCGCTCGATCCCGTTCGCCTGGTCACCAACGCCAACGTTGTCGGCGGCCGGTTCGAGCGGCCGGGCAGCAAGCTGCGCGCCAGGCCGACGGCGGCCATCGTCGCCTGGAACGACCCGGCCGACGTCGGCCGCGTCGCCTTCGAGGTGGTGGAGGACGGCCCGGCGATCCGCCGCTTCGGCTACAAGCCGGCCCAGGTGGCGGCCTTCCTCTGTAACAGCCGGGGCCAGGCGCGGCGCGTCGGCGCTTGGCTGCTGGCTTCGCAGGATCTCGATCCGATTATCTTCGCCGGCGGCGAGGACCTGACCGACCTGCGGCCCGGCAACGTGATCCGGATCCGCGACGCCGAGGAGGTGGGCGCCCGCTGGGGTGGCCGGCTGGCGGCGGCGACCGTGTCGTCGCTGACGCTGGACGCCGCTGTGGACCTGGAAGCCGGCGTCTCGTACGGCGTGTCGGTCCGGCTGCCGGATGGCGGCCTCGCCGATCGCGTGGTGGCGAACGGGCCCGGCGCGGCGACCGTGCTGACGCTGTCCGAGGACCTGCCTGCTGTGCCGGTCGAGGGCGCCGTCTGGATGATGTGGTCGGGCGAGATCGAGCCCGAATACGCCCGCGTCATCACGGTGGCCGAGAAGGGCAACGGCGTCACCCAGTTCGACTGCCTGACCTACCGTCCGGGCCTGCACGAGGCGGTGGACGACGCGGCCGATTTCCAGCCGGCCCGCACGAGCTTGGTGCCGACCGGCCCGCTGCCGACGCCGCAGGACCTGGACGTCACCGAGTATCTCTACCAGGCAGGCCCCGGCGTCGCCGGCGGCGCCTCGGTGTCGTGGCGCCCGCCGACCGACGTACGCGTGCGCTGGATCGAGATCCAGGTGAAGCGGCCGACCGAAACCTTTGCGCCGCTCGGCTTCGTGACGGCGCCGCCGGTCGAACTGCGCGACGTCGGCAAGGGCGCCTACACGGTGCGCGCGCGCTGCGTCGACGGCTTCGGGCGGCGGGGGCCATGGGCCACGCTGTCCAAGACCCTGTGGGGCTTGGCCGCGTTGCCGGTACCTCCGACCGGCCTGTCGCTGGCGCGGGCCGGCGGCCTGGCCATCCTGACGTGGAGCCCGCACCCGGGCCTCGACGTGCGGATCGGCGGGGACATCCTCATCCGCCACTCGGCGACGGGCGGCGGCATCGCCAAGTCGACCAGCATTATGGACCCGCTGCCGGGCGCGGCGGTGCAGGCGGTGGCGCCGCTCAGGGCCGGAACCTACTACGTGCTGGCCCGGGATTCCGGCAAGCGGGTTTCGGAGACGGCCGCCGAGGTCTCGACCGACCAGGCCGCCGTGCTGCTTTATTCGCCGGTCGGCGTCATGCAGATCGATCCCGACTGGATCGGCGCCCACGACGGCACGGTGGCGGGCGGCGGCAGCCTGCGGCTGGCCGGCGCCGGGGCGGTGGCCGACATGCCGGTGGTCGCCGACGTCGGCAACTTCGGGGCGTTCGGCGGGATTGTGGCGGCCGGAACTTTCACGCCGGCCGGCGGCCTCGACCTCGGCTCGGTGCGGCGCGTCCGGCTGACCGCGCTCCTCGACGTGCTGTCGGTCAACCTGCTCGATACCATCCGCGACCGAGTGGGCGCGGTGCGCGACTGGCCGACGTTTCTGGGCGCGCCGGCCGGAGAGGCCGATGCCCGGGTCGAGATCCGCACCACGCCGGACGATCCGGCGGGCGATCCGGCGTGGTCGGCCTGGGAGGCTTTGCAGGCCGGCGAGTACGAGACGCGCGGCGTCGAGCCCCGCATCCGGCTGACCACCACGAACCCAAACCAGCAGATCACCATCGACCAGTTCAGGGTCGAGGCGGCGGAGGTAACCTGA
- a CDS encoding tail assembly protein, which yields MPLTEVHLHGSLARFGGPFSLDIVTPAEAVRALFQVDGFREAIAEGEFRVLAGSREVDEDGLRMTIGSAGRVDIHPVAAGGKSNGVGKVIIGAALMVVAIYAAPVAVAAAGGGTVAGTGMGATAFTVAGIGLEVTYANIAMFGASMILGGIAQALTPVPGVQDFGQFESADQRASFLFNGPVNTTEQGGPVPLIIGRAIVGSRVISAGMTAERIEA from the coding sequence ATGCCGCTGACCGAGGTACACCTGCACGGTTCCCTGGCCCGCTTCGGCGGGCCCTTCAGTCTGGACATCGTCACGCCGGCCGAGGCCGTGCGGGCGCTGTTTCAGGTCGATGGCTTCCGCGAGGCGATTGCCGAGGGCGAATTCCGCGTGCTGGCGGGATCGCGCGAGGTCGACGAAGACGGCCTGAGGATGACCATCGGCTCCGCCGGGCGGGTCGATATCCACCCGGTCGCCGCCGGCGGCAAGAGCAACGGAGTGGGCAAGGTCATCATCGGCGCCGCGCTGATGGTCGTGGCGATCTATGCGGCGCCGGTTGCCGTGGCGGCGGCGGGCGGCGGCACCGTTGCCGGCACGGGGATGGGGGCCACGGCCTTTACCGTCGCCGGCATCGGCCTCGAGGTGACCTATGCCAACATCGCGATGTTCGGCGCCTCGATGATCCTGGGCGGCATCGCGCAAGCGCTGACGCCGGTTCCAGGCGTGCAGGACTTCGGGCAGTTCGAGAGCGCCGACCAGCGGGCCTCGTTCCTTTTCAATGGGCCCGTCAATACCACCGAGCAGGGCGGCCCGGTGCCGCTGATCATCGGCCGGGCCATCGTCGGCTCGCGCGTCATTTCGGCCGGTATGACGGCCGAGCGCATAGAGGCCTGA
- a CDS encoding C40 family peptidase, whose translation MGGFLLSTEAHAAICAHALSAFPAEACGVIKGGAYVRCRNVAADRTQAFRIATRRLASLSPVEAIVHSHPGGPDCPSGDDMRQQVATAVPWVLVSTDGRGCLPPVVFGDGAPIAPLVGRGFRHGVTDCYSVIRDAYRLERGIVLPEFPRDWEWWRNGADLYREGFSRAGFRRLAEGERQAPWDVFLAQTPKSPVPNHGGLYLGNGEILHHLTAKLPVDPTRLSCREPGSRWQTYVTHWLRYEAGR comes from the coding sequence ATGGGCGGTTTCTTGCTGTCGACCGAGGCGCATGCGGCGATTTGCGCCCACGCGCTGTCCGCCTTCCCGGCCGAGGCCTGCGGGGTGATCAAGGGCGGCGCATACGTGCGCTGCCGCAACGTGGCGGCCGACCGGACGCAGGCCTTCCGCATCGCCACCCGCCGGCTGGCCTCCCTCTCGCCGGTCGAGGCCATCGTGCATTCCCACCCCGGCGGGCCGGATTGCCCGTCGGGTGACGACATGCGCCAGCAGGTGGCGACGGCCGTGCCGTGGGTCCTGGTCAGCACCGATGGCCGCGGTTGCCTGCCGCCGGTCGTCTTCGGCGACGGCGCGCCGATCGCTCCGCTGGTCGGACGCGGCTTCCGCCACGGCGTGACCGACTGCTACAGCGTGATCCGCGACGCCTACCGGCTGGAGCGCGGCATCGTGCTGCCCGAGTTTCCGCGCGACTGGGAGTGGTGGCGGAACGGCGCCGACCTCTACCGCGAGGGGTTTTCCAGGGCCGGCTTCCGCCGTTTGGCCGAAGGGGAACGCCAGGCTCCTTGGGACGTTTTCCTGGCGCAGACGCCGAAGTCGCCGGTGCCCAACCACGGCGGCCTCTACCTGGGTAACGGCGAGATCCTCCACCACCTGACGGCCAAGCTGCCCGTCGACCCGACACGGCTGTCTTGCCGCGAGCCGGGCAGCCGCTGGCAGACCTACGTGACGCACTGGCTGAGGTACGAGGCTGGTCGCTAG
- a CDS encoding phage minor tail protein L, which yields MTIPHAEAQKLAQDATVELWRLDLSAFGEAEKVCFSRHVLPDGQPVSFDGVTYAPVDVKAEGFSWTGEGSPVEPTLTLPRTSLSIVSLLKQYDNLRGAMVERIRTKRMHLDDGDDPDGSVHWPIEIWAVDQVRRPIDGATITVVLASPVDQAGVQLPGRVIIRDYCPFTYRLWDAATGAFDYAHVFCPYTGAAYFNERGQTVADPAADRCGKQLRDCELRFAATGAIPFGGFPGVAKVRS from the coding sequence GTGACCATCCCGCACGCCGAGGCCCAGAAGCTTGCCCAGGACGCCACGGTCGAACTGTGGCGGCTCGACCTTTCGGCCTTCGGCGAGGCCGAGAAGGTGTGCTTCTCCCGCCACGTGCTGCCGGACGGCCAACCGGTATCCTTCGACGGCGTGACATACGCGCCGGTCGACGTCAAGGCCGAGGGGTTTTCGTGGACGGGCGAGGGTTCGCCGGTCGAGCCGACACTCACCCTGCCGCGTACGTCGCTCTCCATCGTCTCGCTGCTCAAGCAGTATGACAACCTGCGCGGCGCCATGGTCGAGCGCATCCGCACCAAGCGCATGCACCTCGATGACGGCGATGATCCGGACGGCTCGGTTCACTGGCCCATCGAGATCTGGGCGGTCGACCAGGTGCGCCGGCCGATCGACGGCGCCACCATCACGGTCGTGCTGGCCTCGCCGGTCGACCAGGCGGGCGTGCAGCTTCCGGGCCGGGTGATCATCCGCGACTACTGCCCCTTCACCTACCGGCTGTGGGACGCGGCCACCGGCGCCTTCGACTATGCCCACGTGTTCTGCCCGTACACGGGGGCGGCGTATTTCAACGAGCGCGGCCAGACGGTCGCCGATCCGGCGGCCGACCGCTGCGGCAAGCAGCTGCGCGACTGCGAGCTGCGTTTCGCCGCCACGGGGGCCATCCCGTTCGGCGGCTTCCCCGGCGTGGCGAAGGTGAGGTCGTGA
- a CDS encoding phage tail protein: MAVPFTPPRAPSVGLTEDVTPRVQSVSLGDGYSQDSPDGINTMLAAIQVAWMQLTEADADAIVTFFAGLAGVGRFTYQLPGNAVARQWKCTAWRKTWLKAGTYAVTAQWQEVVL; this comes from the coding sequence ATGGCCGTTCCGTTCACCCCGCCGCGCGCGCCGTCGGTTGGCCTCACCGAGGATGTGACGCCGCGCGTGCAGTCGGTCTCCCTCGGCGACGGCTACAGCCAGGACAGCCCGGACGGCATCAACACCATGCTGGCTGCCATCCAGGTCGCCTGGATGCAACTCACGGAGGCGGACGCCGACGCCATCGTCACCTTCTTCGCCGGCCTGGCCGGCGTCGGCCGCTTCACCTATCAGCTTCCGGGCAACGCGGTGGCGCGGCAGTGGAAGTGCACGGCGTGGCGCAAGACCTGGTTGAAGGCGGGCACCTATGCGGTGACCGCCCAGTGGCAGGAGGTGGTACTGTGA